In one Leishmania braziliensis MHOM/BR/75/M2904 complete genome, chromosome 32 genomic region, the following are encoded:
- a CDS encoding putative vacuolar proton-ATPase-like protein, with the protein MSWCQEHCSGLWRSEDMIRVNIIVQREVLHDTMYEIGMLGRVQFLDMNQGVTAFARPFTEELRRCEELQRKLHFIEESMRKDVALLEKYPTDINMSATVEEMQSSLLRSQMHMIDDRIESTVNDLTAMLTSLEGFQHEMNQNQEMTLLYYKYQLLVETPPVSIASNSSFAHRGAAVTSEAFSRLSSLFGIIDTTLSEELYRLCYRITRGNAIVEINNEPAMFVDVQTGKRNVAKTTFVVLCASATMITRLRKLMSGLGANVYSLDEVQSRGIELTTSTTAHHVEDTVEGVKRRKHDVLTQWYEEHRLYKTYLKVEKVVLTTMNMCAMSGSTCTASAWVPLRHEQALRRALQDAVASANGSVESIVTLHNEQQHPPTFFETTRFTESFQSIVDSYGMARYKEINPGVFTIITFPYLFGIMYGDIGHGFLLLFIALFFVSKEKAWRTAQLNEIVAMVFGGRYLLLLMSLFAIYMGVLYNDFFGFSLNLFSSGYTWAPIAEQNGTTYPTTPSGLPSVKPPHVYTMGLDAAWAETDNKLEFYNSVKMKHAVIVGVAQMLAGLLLSLSNSIYEKNWYKVGFLFVPEFLFLLCTFGYMSILIMVKWCCTWENTNKAPSILEIMTNFFLQPGSVPNPLFRGQAALQVFLLLLAFVMVPFMLLGMPYIEMRDYKRWKQRRHVGGGRHYGGSQRASMITIENADFSDVFFNEPPVSRQHRSYCDSGDERAHRSLMSDDDTAAPPAANIFFDDDSMHPFGGAPSDSEGGATAQVIQNENEKFENFDVSELIIHYAIHTIEYVLSSVSNTASYLRLWALSLAHAQLSEVFFNFAVVQTLNVDNSSGLVIAIGVLLWLGATLGVLVGMEALSAFLHALRLHWVEFQSKFYAGDGRAFDPMDLLSLNMQS; encoded by the coding sequence ATGTCGTGGTGTCAGGAGCATTGCAGCGGCTTGTGGCGGTCGGAGGACATGATCCGTGTCAACATCATTGTTCAGCGAGAAGTGCTGCATGACACAATGTACGAGATTGGGATGCTGGGCCGTGTGCAGTTTCTCGACATGAACCAAGGCGTGACGGCGTTTGCCAGACCGTTCACAGAAGagctgcgtcgctgcgaaGAGCTGCAACGCAAGCTTCACTTCATCGAGGAGTCGATGCGCAAGGATGTGGCGTTGCTTGAGAAGTACCCCACGGACATCAACATGAGCGCCACCGTGGAGGAGATGCAGTCATCGCTGCTACGGAGTCAAATGCATATGATTGATGACCGCATCGAGTCGACCGTGAACGATTTGACCGCCATGCTCACATCGCTCGAAGGGTTCCAGCATGAGATGAACCAGAACCAGGAGATGACACTACTCTACTACAAATACCAGCTTTTGGTGGAGACGCCACCTGTCAGCATCgcgagcaacagcagctttgcccaccgcggcgctgccgttaCCTCAGAGGCGTTCTCCCGCCTTTCCAGCCTTTTCGGCATCATTGACACAACACTCAGCGAAGAGCTCTACCGCCTGTGCTATCGCATCACCCGCGGCAACGCCATTGTCGAGATCAATAATGAGCCGGCCATGTTCGTCGATGTTCAGACCGGAAAGCGCAATGTGGCCAAGACGACATTCGTCGTGCTGTGTGCCTCGGCGACAATGATCACCCGCTTGAGGAAGCTCATGAGTGGACTCGGCGCTAACGTGTACAGCCTGGACGAGGTGCAGAGTCGCGGTATCGAGCTCACGACCTCGACCACCGCCCATCACGTCGAGGACACTGTCGAGGGAGTCAAGCGGCGCAAGCACGATGTCCTGACACAGTGGTATGAAGAGCATCGATTGTATAAGACGTACCtgaaggtggagaaggtggtgctGACAACAATGAACATGTGCGCCATGTCTGGCTCCACCTGCACGGCCTCCGCgtgggtgccgctgcgccacgagCAGGCTCTTCGCCGTGCATTGCAGGACGCTGTCGCCTCCGCAAACGGCAGCGTTGAGTCCATCGTGACGCTCCACAATGAACAGCAGCACCCGCCTACGTTTTTCGAGACTACCCGCTTCACCGAGTCCTTCCAGAGCATTGTCGATAGCTACGGCATGGCACGCTACAAGGAGATCAACCCCGGCGTGTTTACCATCATCACGTTCCCGTACCTGTTCGGCATCATGTACGGCGACATTGGCCACGGCTTTCTCCTGCTGTTCattgctctcttctttgtaagcaaagaaaaggccTGGCGCACAGCGCAGCTCAACGAGATAGTCGCCATGGTGTTCGGTGGCCGTTACTTATTGTTGCTTATGTCCCTCTTTGCCATCTACATGGGCGTCCTCTATAACGACTTCTTTGGCTTTTCCCTGAACCTCTTCTCCAGCGGGTATACGTGGGCGCCGATCGCTGAGCAGAATGGTACCACCTACCCGACGACGCCGAGCGGGTTGCCAAGTGTGAAGCCGCCCCACGTGTATACGATGGGGTTGGACGCAGCATGGGCCGAGACGGACAATAAGCTCGAGTTCTACAACTCTGTCAAGATGAAGCATGCTGTCATTGTCGGTGTGGCCCAGATGCTGGCGGGTCTCTTGCTCTCGCTTAGCAACAGTATCTATGAGAAAAACTGGTACAAGGTCGGCTTTTTATTTGTGCCTGAGTTCCTTTTCCTGCTTTGCACCTTTGGATATATGTCGATCCTCATCATGGTGAAGTGGTGCTGCACCTGGGAGAACACAAACAAGGCGCCGAGCATCCTGGAGATCATGACGAACTTTTTCCTGCAACCTGGCTCGGTGCCGAACCCACTCTTCCGTGGACaggctgcgctgcaggtgttCCTGCTCCTCTTGGCGTTTGTGATGGTGCCCTTCATGCTGCTGGGAATGCCGTACATCGAGATGCGCGACTACAAGCGGTGGAAACAGCGCCGGCATgttggcggcggccgccacTACGGCGGATCGCAACGGGCCAGCATGATCACGATCGAAAACGCCGACTTCTCGGACGTCTTCTTCAACGAGCCGCCGGTgtcgcggcagcaccggtcGTATTGCGACAGTGGTGACGAGAGGGCGCATCGCAGCTTGATGAGCGATGACGATACCGCGGCCCCGCCAGCCGCGAACATCTTCTTCGATGATGACAGTATGCATCCCTTTGGTGGAGCTCCATCGGACAGCGAGGGCGGTGCAACGGCCCAGGTGATCCAGAACGAAAATGAGAAGTTTGAGAACTTCGATGTATCGGAGTTGATCATTCACTATGCCATTCACACCATTGAGTACGTGCTGAGCAGTGTGTCAAACACCGCATCGTACCTGCGTTTGTGGGCGCTGTCACTCGCCCATGCGCAGCTCTCCGAGGTCTTCTTCAACTTCGCCGTCGTCCAAACCCTCAACGTCGACAACAGCTCTGGGCTTGTGATCGCCATTGGGGTGTTGTTATGGCTTGGGGCTACACTTGGCGTGTTAGTAGGCATGGAGGCCCTGTCAGCGTTTTTGcacgcgctgcggctgcactgGGTCGAGTTCCAGAGCAAATTCTACGCCGGCGACGGCCGGGCGTTTGATCCGATGGACCTGCTAAGCCTTAACATGCAAAGCTGA
- a CDS encoding putative phenylalanyl-tRNA synthetase alpha chain produces MTEQVSIEATILKALSSTERVFSTDVAESIGADHQDVVGAGKSLEADNYIHSEMEQRMVLKLSSEALQIMESGSPEYRVWSLLKDDKMSQEDVASKLGKEATGVALANGIKSKMFKTTKEAGKVFLERVPGSENVVDTVRELLKETAAAANQIDAKAMETLKKRKLAAMEAKKVFVYTKGPSYAVERAAKAVGDLTREMLADGSWKERQFKEYNFSAQGADVGGGALHPLLKVRQEFREILMELGFQEMSTQHWAEVSFWNFDSLFIPQQHPARDLQDTFFLSKPETSNVSDLEYVERVKAQHEESFRTPWKLEEASRNVLRTHTTGSSAFVLKNLAKCAKRGPDGKLHFTPGRYYSIDRVFRNEEMDRTHLCEFHQVEGCVIDRDISLAKMMHTFDSFFRRIGVSQLRFKPAFNPYTEPSMEIFGFHTGLNKWIEVGNSGLFRPELLRPMGFEDDVAVMAWGLSLERPTMIKYGINNIHELFGHRVDIRSIKRAAIARY; encoded by the coding sequence ATGACAGAGCAGGTGTCAATTGAGGCGACCATCCTCAAGGCGCTGTCGAGTACCGAGCGAGTGTTCTCGACAGATGTAGCAGAGTCGATTGGGGCCGACCACCAGGACGTCGTGGGCGCTGGTAAGTCGCTGGAGGCGGATAACTACATCCACTCGGAAATGGAGCAGAGGATGGTCCTAAAGCTCTCCAGCGAGGCTCTGCAGATTATGGAGAGCGGTAGCCCCGAGTACCGAGTCTGGAGTCTGCTCAAGGATGACAAGATGAGTCAGGAGGACGTAGCGAGCAAACTCGGCAAGGAGGCAACGGGGGTGGCGCTGGCCAACGGCATCAAGTCGAAGATGTTCAAGACGACAAAGGAGGCGGGGAAGGTCTTTCTGGAGCGCGTGCCGGGCAGCGAAAATGTCGTTGACACTGTTCGGGAGTTGCTAAAGGagactgccgccgccgcgaacCAAATTGATGCCAAGGCGATGGAGACGCTCAAGAAGCGTAAGCTCGCGGCGatggaggcgaagaaggtCTTTGTGTATACAAAGGGGCCGTCATACGCTGTGGAACGTGCTGCGAAGGCAGTGGGGGACCTGACGCGCGAGATGCTCGCCGACGGCTCGTGGAAAGAGCGTCAGTTCAAGGAGTACAACTTCTCTGCACAGGGTGCGGATgtgggtggcggtgcacTGCATCCGCTTTTGAAGGTGCGCCAGGAGTTCCGCGAGATTCTCATGGAGCTTGGGTTCCAGGAGATGAGCACGCAGCATTGGGCAGAGGTGTCGTTCTGGAACTTTGACTCGCTCTTTATTCCCCAGCAGCATCCGGCGCGGGATCTGCAGGACACCTTCTTCCTGTCAAAGCCAGAGACCTCAAATGTGAGCGACTTGGAGTACGTGGAGCGCGTCAAGGCGCAGCACGAGGAGAGCTTCCGTACGCCGTGGAAGCTTGAGGAGGCAAGTCGCAACGTGCTGCGTACCCACACCACCGGCTCCTCAGCCTTCGTGCTAAAAAATCTCGCCAAATGTGCGAAGCGTGGTCCAGATGGCAAGCTGCACTTTACTCCTGGGCGGTACTATAGCATTGACCGCGTATTCCGCAACGAGGAAATGGACCGCACCCACTTGTGCGAGTTCCACCAAGTTGAGGGGTGCGTGATTGATCGCGACATCTCTCTTGCCAAAATGATGCACACTTTCGACTCCTTTTTCCGTCGCATTGGCGTTTCTCAGCTACGCTTCAAGCCCGCCTTCAACCCGTACACGGAGCCCTCAATGGAGATCTTTGGCTTCCACACCGGCCTGAACAAGTGGATCGAGGTGGGAAACAGCGGCCTCTTCCGaccagagctgctgcgcccaATGGGCTTCGAAGACGACGTGGCAGTGATGGCTTGGGGGCTTTCGCTAGAGCGACCGACGATGATCAAGTACGGTATCAACAACATTCACGAGCTCTTTGGCCATCGTGTTGATATTCGCTCCATCAAGCGCGCCGCAATTGCCCGCTATTAG
- a CDS encoding ethanolamine-phosphate cytidylyltransferase: MSAAPSSTTPSCVTSPTVEVPSGKVWLNSDEPNDEYALFCTEEIPPKAPGTIRIWVDGCFDMLHFGHANALRQARRLGAELFVGCHSDEEVMRFKGPPMMHAEERYEALRACKWVDYVVENYPYCTRLKDVKRFEIDYVVHGDDISVDLDGNNSYQEIIDAGKFKVVKRTEGISTTNLVGRMLLCTKDHMLKSVDEVQLENCLFEEKPTMHCLTTSRKIVQFSNNSSPKSGDRIVYVDGSFDLFHIGHIRVLRKARELGDYVIVGVYEDQVVNEQKGKNYPIMNLNERVLGVLSCRYVDEVVMGVPFDVSKEVIDELHIDVVVGGRLSDVEAGAGGSTAYEVPKAMGIYHEVDSGCTLSTDSLIDRVVENRLAFLKRQAKKRAKDKKSQESKPDAFRNVQEVS, from the coding sequence ATGTCCGCCGCTCCTTCTTCGACGACTCCATCGTGTGTCACCTCGCCTACTGTGGAGGTCCCATCAGGCAAAGTGTGGTTGAACTCTGACGAGCCCAATGACGAGTACGCACTGTTCTGCACCGAAGAGATCCCACCGAAAGCGCCAGGCACAATTCGCATCTGGGTAGACGGGTGCTTCGATATGCTCCACTTTGGACACGCCAATGCACTGCGGCAGGCACGCCGACTCGGCGCCGAACTCTTCGTCGGCTGCCACAGCGATGAGGAGGTGATGCGCTTTAAAGGACCGCCAATGATGCACGCTGAGGAGCGCTATGAAGCGCTGCGGGCGTGCAAGTGGGTTGACTACGTGGTCGAAAACTACCCGTACTGCACACGGCTCAAAGATGTCAAACGTTTCGAGATCGACTACGTCGTACACGGCGACGACATCTCCGTCGACTTGGACGGCAACAATTCCTACCAGGAGATCATCGATGCCGGCAAGTTCAAGGTGGTAAAGCGTACTGAGGGCATCTCAACAACGAACCTGGTGGGGCGCATGCTCCTGTGCACCAAGGACCACATGCTGAAGTCAGTGGACGAGGTGCAGCTGGAGAACTGCCTGTTCGAAGAAAAACCCACCATGCACTGTCTGACCACCTCTCGCAAGATAGTGCAGTTCAGCAACAACTCCAGCCCCAAATCAGGTGACCGTATTGTATATGTGGACGGTAGTTTCGATCTCTTTCACATTGGCCATATCCGCGTTTTGCGGAAGGCGCGCGAACTGGGTGACTACGTCATTGTCGGCGTGTATGAGGATCAGGTGGTGAATGAGCAGAAAGGCAAGAACTACCCAATCATGAACCTCAACGAACGTGTGCTCGGCGTCTTGTCTTGCCGTTACGTTGACGAGGTGGTGATGGGCGTGCCGTTTGACGTCAGTAAAGAGGTCATTGATGAGCTTCACATTGATGTGGTCGTAGGCGGCAGGCTCTCGGATGTGGAGGCCGGGGCGGGAGGGAGTACGGCGTATGAAGTACCCAAGGCGATGGGCATCTACCACGAAGTCGACTCGGGCTGCACCCTCTCGACGGACTCCCTTATCGATCGCGTCGTCGAAAACCGCCTTGCCTTTCTGAAGCGTCAGGCGAAGAAGCGCGCCAAGGACAAGAAGAGTCAAGAGAGCAAGCCGGACGCGTTCCGAAATGTGCAGGAGGTGAGCTAG
- a CDS encoding putative 60S ribosomal protein L18a: MVKPHLRHYQVVGRESPSEKNPEPTVYKFEVFAPNFVVAKSRFWRMMKIKNKVKATHGDVLSCKVVKDAKLVARNYLVDIAYYSQRCGYTRMVKEFRDVSKTGAVSQAYHDLASRHRARYHNIEVLCVKSIPDHEVKHLSIAQYHAPNLSFPLLQRRTKAARKDRAIFVKKNTKRAVVA; encoded by the coding sequence ATGGTCAAGCCGCACCTCCGCCACTACCAGGTGGTCGGCCGCGAGTCCCCCTCCGAGAAGAACCCCGAGCCGACTGTGTACAAGTTTGAGGTGTTCGCCCCGAACTTCGTCGTTGCCAAGAGTCGCTTCTGGCGCATGATGAAGATCAAGAACAAGGTCAAGGCCACCCACGGTGATGTGCTTTCCTGCAAGGTCGTGAAGGACGCAAAGCTGGTGGCGCGCAACTATCTGGTCGACATCGCCTACTACAGCCAGCGCTGCGGCTACACGCGCATGGTCAAGGAGTTCCGCGACGTCTCCAAAACTGGTGCCGTGAGCCAGGCCTACCATGATCTGGCCTCCCGCCACCGTGCTCGTTACCACAACATTGAGGTGCTGTGCGTGAAGAGTATCCCGGACCACGAGGTGAAGCACCTGAGCATTGCCCAGTACCACGCCCCCAACCTGTCCTtcccgctcctgcagcgccgcactaAGGCAGCCCGCAAGGACCGCGCCATATTCGTCAAGAAGAACACGAAGCGCGCTGTGGTGGCGTAA